Proteins from a single region of Rhea pennata isolate bPtePen1 chromosome 4, bPtePen1.pri, whole genome shotgun sequence:
- the TIGD4 gene encoding tigger transposable element-derived protein 4, giving the protein MAEPPGSAAALPAARRKKSISIEEKVDMISAVESGRKKAEVAAQYGIKKNSLSSILKNKDKVLEAFESLGFDPRRKRLRTAFHADLEEALMRWYRIAQCLNVPVNGPMLRLKANDFAQKLGHGDFKCSNGWLDRFKSRYGLVFRAQPGGAAAAAAADALTLWYQNVLPCYLNDYQPENVFNVKETGLLYQMLPSNTFSFKGETCSVGKVSQERVTVVVGSNMDGSEKLPLLVVGKDRSPHCFKDVKSLPVDYEANEMAWMTSEVFEQWVHKLDERFQAQQRRVVIFVDPLPAHSEVKNLKAIELAFFPPDASSCIAMKQGVIRSLKVKYRHCLITRFVDCVVGNKEFTLTLLDAVEMLHLCWRKVAPETIVKSYKEAGFKLETEEDGDKDTEVESDFDLIAHALAAGVEFPEGLSLEEYAASDDGLATCDMPANNERIFQGAQKSTSDKAGTFVDDEGDGCLAAEQPLPSKNEALNALDTLRRFLRNQDVNNSLHNSLADLEDFIQHVACK; this is encoded by the coding sequence aTGGCCGAGCCccccgggagcgcggcggcgctgcccgcggcaaGGcgaaagaaaagcatttccatCGAGGAGAAGGTCGACATGATAAGCGCGGTGGAGAGCGGCAGGAAGAAGGCAGAGGTGGCGGCGCAGTACGGCATAAAGAAGAACTCGTTGTCCTCGATTCTGAAGAATAAAGACAAAGTGCTGGAAGCCTTCGAATCCTTGGGATTTGATCCCAGAAGGAAGAGGCTGCGGACTGCTTTTCACGCCGATCTGGAGGAGGCGTTAATGAGGTGGTACAGAATCGCTCAGTGCCTGAACGTGCCGGTGAATGGGCCTATGCTGCGCCTCAAAGCTAACGATTTCGCCCAGAAACTTGGCCACGGGGATTTTAAGTGCAGTAATGGCTGGCTTGATCGGTTCAAGTCACGGTATGGGTTAGTATTCAGAGCTCAGCCGGGAGGAGCAGCTGCGGCTGCTGCAGCGGATGCTTTGACTCTTTGGTACCAAAATGTTCTTCCTTGCTATTTGAATGACTACCAGCCAGAAAACGTGTTTAATGTAAAGGAGACTGGACTGTTGTACCAGATGTTACCTAgtaatacattttcatttaaagggGAAACCTGTTCTGTTGGTAAGGTGAGCCAAGAGAGAGTAACTGTTGTGGTTGGCTCGAACATGGATGGCTCCGAGAAACTTCCTTTGCTCGTTGTAGGGAAAGACAGAAGTCCACACTGTTTCAAAGATGTGAAGTCGCTACCAGTGGATTATGAAGCAAACGAAATGGCCTGGATGACTTCAGAAGTGTTTGAGCAGTGGGTGCATAAACTTGATGAAAGATTTCAAGCACAGCAGCGACGAGTAGTTATTTTTGTTGATCCTCTCCCGGCTCACTCAGAGGTAAAGAACCTGAAGGCTATTGAATTAGCGTTCTTTCCTCCAGATGCTTCTTCATGCATAGCTATGAAACAAGGCGTTATCAGAAGCTTGAAAGTTAAATACAGGCACTGTCTTATTACAAGATTTGTTGACTGCGTAGTAGGTAATAAAGAGTTCACGTTAACTCTTCTTGATGCAGTTGAGATGTTGCACCTGTGTTGGAGGAAGGTAGCACCAGAGACTATTGTTAAAAGTTATAAGGAAGCAGGATTCAAGTTAGAAACTGAGGAAGATGGTGATAAAGACACAGAGGTTGAAAGTGATTTTGACTTGATTGCGCACGCCTTGGCAGCAGGAGTAGAGTTTCCAGAAGGCTTATCTCTGGAGGAATATGCAGCTTCGGATGATGGTTTGGCAACTTGTGACATGCCCGCAAATAATGAAAGGATATTTCAAGGTGCCCAAAAAAGCACTTCTGATAAAGCTGGGACATTTGTCGATGATGAAGGTGATGGATGTCTGGCAGCCGAACAGCCTTTACCATCAAAAAATGAGGCTCTGAATGCTTTAGATACTCTTCGAAGGTTTCTCAGGAATCAAGATGTGAACAATTCTCTTCATAATTCCCTAGCTGACCTGGAGGATTTTATTCAACATGTagcatgtaaataa